Proteins encoded by one window of Aphis gossypii isolate Hap1 chromosome X, ASM2018417v2, whole genome shotgun sequence:
- the LOC114128253 gene encoding uncharacterized protein LOC114128253 — translation MTKPSSKVIRTAVIFVFTIVQLLPLISFAVGDNASPTNAPSGAEFLHSVIGNMHRPNRKVFNERIDVEEYIPDDIPYMPPSDEIKMLSKQPFHFNNQANRPVQTDAKNQVELLLSQIAPQFLKNEFAESQNRIVTQEAPQQFNQVANSPQNIIDALTSDTAQRPPDGMISGYNYFFYPLDNKVLQQMQNGNQVASTTAASDSEPAKSENQAAAKPRVEPLFVAMAGFVGVAVVFLSALMFIPILPIHALTSKAALKRAPEELASLTKLVAESIDGKDCSERIACEVGRAMRSMRVGNKPIRMMEIILPPAVAKQLAQIRRSASKKEQCHFIMCKKTEGTLQLVAKLKKSDNFKTNHNKTIHDVREIFNI, via the exons GAGTAGCAAAGTCATTCGGACAGCAGTAATATTCGTGTTTACAATCGTGCAACTGTTGCCGTTGATTTCGTTTGCGGTCGGCGATAATGCTAGCCCGACTAATGCACCGTCGGGTGCCGAATTCCTCCACAGTGTCATTGGCAACATGCATCGACCGAATCGCAAGGTATTTAACGAACGAATCGACGTCGAAGAATACATACCCGACGATATTCCGTACATGCCACCTTCTGACGAGATAAAAATGCTGTCAAAACAACCGTTCCATTTCAAC AATCAGGCAAACCGTCCTGTCCAGACCGATGCCAAAAACCAAGTGGAGTTATTACTTTCGCAAATAGCAcctcagtttttaaaaaatgaatttgcaGAGTCACAAAATCGGATAGTTACTCAAGAAGCTCCACAACAGTTTAACCAGGTTGCCAACAgcccacaaaatataattgacgCTCTTACGA GTGACACGGCGCAAAGACCGCCGGACGGCATGATTTCcggatataattatttcttttatccGCTGGACAACAAGGTGCTGCAGCAGATGCAGAACGGCAATCAGGTGGCGTCGACGACGGCAGCGTCGGACTCGGAACCGGCGAAGTCTGAAAACCAGGCGGCGGCCAAGCCTCGGGTAGAGCCTCTATTCGTGGCCATGGCCGGATTCGTGGGTGTTGCGGTGGTGTTCCTCAGCGCGCTCATGTTCATACCGATATTGCCGATACACGCACTCACCTCCAAGGCGGCGTTGAAACGCGCTCCCGAAGAGCTGGCCTCGCTCACCAAGCTCGTCGCCGAGTCCATCGACGGCAAAGACTGCAGCGAGAGGATAGCTTGTGAGGTCGGCAGGGCCATGCGGTCCATGCGGGTGGGCAACAAACCCATCAG aATGATGGAAATAATACTACCACCGGCGGTTGCAAAACAGCTAGCTCAAATAAGAAGGTCTGCATCAAAGAAAGAACAGTGTCATTTCATCATGTGCAAAAAGACTGAGGGTACATTGCAATTGGTGGCAAAACTAAAGAAAAGCGATAACTTTAAaactaatcataataaaactattcacGATGTTAGAgagatttttaacatttaa